In one Leptogranulimonas caecicola genomic region, the following are encoded:
- a CDS encoding DnaJ C-terminal domain-containing protein, with translation MAESQRDFYEVLGVERDADAKTIKRAFLKKARVLHPDVSDDPDAEAKFKELNEAYSVLSDETKRANYDRYGTADGPAGFGGMDDFFGGGFDMSDLFSQFFGGGAAGAGRVRTRGRDMSVTLTITLQEAATGLDRTITYDRLAPCEDCGGTGSADGSAPVTCPECGGTGVVTSWQHTILGRMQTQSTCPECHGTGQVIEHPCETCDGQGRTPSHEKVTVHIPAGVASGMQLSIEGAGEAGVRGDRAGDLIVRIEVAQQPDLVRQGDDLICAVDIDCFEAMLGATFTMEGIMPHEQVEVNIPAGTQPGDHVRVPGFGMPNLYNPSQRGSLVCIVNLTVPKDLTPAQTQQLEAVALERGSRLSTADTAQSLLDETFAQDQQAAGASTAPASEKPQPSRQADSESSSFFGDEEQGSLFGGDGASGRKKPRPKPFGKRKKKRS, from the coding sequence GTGGCAGAGTCGCAAAGGGATTTCTACGAGGTGCTCGGCGTCGAGCGCGATGCCGACGCCAAGACTATCAAGCGTGCGTTTTTGAAGAAGGCGCGCGTGCTGCATCCGGACGTGTCGGATGATCCCGATGCCGAGGCAAAGTTCAAAGAGCTCAACGAGGCCTACTCGGTGCTGTCCGATGAGACCAAGCGCGCCAACTACGATCGTTATGGCACTGCCGACGGCCCGGCGGGCTTTGGCGGCATGGATGACTTCTTTGGCGGCGGCTTCGACATGAGCGACCTGTTCTCCCAGTTCTTTGGGGGAGGGGCCGCCGGAGCCGGGCGGGTGCGCACGCGAGGCCGCGATATGTCGGTGACGCTCACCATCACGCTGCAAGAGGCGGCCACCGGCCTAGACCGCACCATTACCTATGATCGGCTGGCGCCTTGCGAGGACTGCGGCGGCACCGGCTCTGCCGATGGCTCTGCCCCCGTCACCTGCCCCGAATGCGGCGGCACTGGCGTGGTCACCAGCTGGCAGCACACCATTTTGGGTCGCATGCAAACCCAGTCCACCTGTCCGGAGTGCCACGGCACCGGCCAGGTCATCGAGCATCCCTGCGAGACTTGCGACGGCCAGGGCCGCACGCCGTCCCATGAAAAGGTGACAGTGCATATTCCGGCGGGCGTGGCCTCAGGCATGCAGCTCTCTATCGAGGGCGCCGGCGAGGCTGGTGTGCGCGGCGACAGGGCGGGCGACCTCATCGTGCGCATCGAGGTGGCCCAGCAGCCAGACCTGGTGCGCCAGGGCGACGACCTTATCTGCGCCGTCGACATCGATTGCTTCGAGGCCATGTTGGGCGCCACCTTCACTATGGAGGGCATCATGCCCCACGAGCAGGTGGAGGTCAACATACCCGCAGGTACACAGCCTGGAGACCATGTACGGGTGCCTGGCTTTGGCATGCCCAATCTCTACAATCCCTCCCAGCGCGGAAGCCTGGTATGCATCGTGAACCTCACGGTGCCCAAGGACCTCACGCCAGCGCAAACCCAACAGTTGGAGGCTGTGGCTCTGGAGCGCGGCAGCCGCCTTTCCACCGCTGACACCGCCCAGTCGCTGCTGGACGAGACCTTCGCCCAAGACCAGCAGGCTGCAGGTGCTTCTACTGCCCCTGCTTCCGAGAAGCCCCAGCCTTCCCGCCAGGCAGATTCTGAGTCCTCGTCGTTCTTTGGCGATGAGGAACAGGGTTCGCTCTTTGGGGGAGATGGCGCCTCTGGCCGCAAGAAGCCGCGCCCCAAGCCCTTTGGCAAGCGTAAGAAGAAGCGCTCGTGA
- a CDS encoding DnaJ domain-containing protein, which produces MSAMTDKNYYEILGVSSDATTEEIRKAFQKKARTLHPDVNKAPDAEEKFKEVSEAYAVLSDEDKRRRYDAMRSGAPFMGSSTSSAPQSPFGGGFGGYGGMPFGGFGGFGGFGAQRGRATAYNPRSGADVVYDIELDSKTAATGTRRGITYDRYVVCDVCHGTGSEESEHAKVCPTCHGKGSIDVDLSAVFGGMGFGAMRVQCPECEGTGKVVADPCHRCKGTGRILSASEAVVDIPADSHDGDMIRVPGMGNAGTNGGKTGDLLVRVGIPAERLAPESAMGFQLIGFALPFIAMGLFFQVLGAVSLIIAVPLVMGLFMVVRGGLAKHNSVWWKNAGNHVVAGLSNGFMLALFMTLMISCAQGAGRAAMRF; this is translated from the coding sequence ATGTCTGCGATGACCGATAAGAACTACTACGAAATCCTTGGCGTCTCCTCAGACGCCACAACAGAGGAGATTCGTAAAGCATTTCAAAAGAAAGCCCGCACCCTCCATCCAGACGTGAACAAGGCGCCGGATGCAGAGGAGAAGTTCAAAGAAGTCTCCGAGGCCTACGCGGTGCTTTCAGACGAGGACAAGCGGCGCCGCTACGATGCCATGCGATCGGGTGCACCCTTCATGGGCTCTTCGACATCCAGTGCTCCCCAGTCTCCCTTTGGCGGAGGCTTTGGCGGCTATGGCGGCATGCCCTTTGGCGGCTTCGGGGGGTTTGGAGGCTTTGGCGCCCAGCGCGGCAGGGCCACTGCCTATAATCCCCGCTCCGGCGCAGACGTCGTCTATGACATCGAACTGGATAGCAAGACCGCTGCGACAGGCACTCGCCGCGGCATCACCTACGATCGCTACGTAGTCTGTGACGTCTGCCATGGCACTGGCTCGGAAGAGTCCGAGCACGCCAAGGTGTGCCCCACCTGCCATGGCAAAGGCTCTATCGATGTCGATCTCTCGGCAGTCTTTGGCGGTATGGGCTTTGGCGCTATGCGCGTGCAATGCCCTGAGTGCGAGGGCACCGGCAAAGTGGTGGCGGATCCTTGCCATCGATGCAAGGGCACCGGCCGCATCCTTTCTGCCAGCGAGGCAGTGGTAGACATTCCTGCCGACTCCCACGATGGCGACATGATCCGCGTGCCCGGCATGGGCAATGCGGGCACCAATGGCGGCAAGACAGGCGATCTATTGGTGCGTGTAGGCATTCCTGCAGAGCGCCTGGCGCCAGAGAGCGCCATGGGCTTCCAGCTCATTGGCTTTGCGCTGCCCTTCATCGCCATGGGACTCTTCTTCCAGGTGCTGGGCGCAGTGAGCCTCATCATCGCTGTGCCGCTTGTCATGGGTCTCTTCATGGTGGTGCGCGGAGGCCTTGCCAAGCATAACTCCGTCTGGTGGAAGAACGCCGGCAATCATGTGGTGGCCGGCCTTTCCAACGGCTTCATGCTGGCGCTCTTCATGACGCTCATGATCAGCTGCGCCCAGGGCGCGGGCCGGGCGGCCATGCGCTTCTAG
- a CDS encoding glutathione peroxidase translates to MPTIYDFTIEKPNGTQVSLSEFEGKPMLIVNSATGCGFTPQYEDLKNLYNNYHEQGLEIIDIPCDQFGHQAPGSDDEIHEFCTMTFGTPYQQYKKSEVNGEGQLPLYAFLKEQKGFEGFTGEKADFMDNYLKENVDPNYADNDDIKWNFTKFLVDRDGNVVARFEPTVDMALVEEAVKEVL, encoded by the coding sequence ATGCCTACCATTTATGATTTCACTATTGAGAAGCCGAACGGCACTCAAGTAAGCCTTTCCGAGTTCGAGGGCAAGCCTATGCTTATCGTCAACTCGGCTACGGGCTGCGGCTTCACCCCGCAGTACGAGGACCTCAAGAACCTCTACAACAACTATCACGAGCAGGGCCTCGAGATCATCGACATCCCCTGCGATCAGTTTGGCCACCAGGCGCCCGGCTCGGACGACGAGATCCACGAGTTCTGCACCATGACCTTTGGCACGCCCTATCAGCAGTACAAGAAGTCCGAGGTCAACGGCGAAGGCCAGCTGCCCCTCTATGCCTTCCTCAAAGAGCAGAAGGGCTTCGAGGGTTTCACCGGCGAGAAGGCCGACTTCATGGACAACTACCTCAAAGAGAACGTCGATCCTAACTACGCAGACAACGACGACATCAAGTGGAACTTCACCAAGTTCCTCGTAGATCGCGACGGCAACGTGGTGGCCCGCTTCGAGCCCACGGTAGATATGGCGCTGGTAGAAGAGGCAGTCAAAGAAGTCCTCTAA
- a CDS encoding WYL domain-containing protein, with amino-acid sequence MVHNDGYLNYRLDRIIPESIKDYADEGCPGMLPYRLTDPAPQKRAGLTEQELFTLEASYEMYATSDPLRLELEAEGPVLKAIADAFNPDSEDSPLADKKSVRKLPDGKTRIEVPVSDGAVLMGRLASFGPSAHVVGDRRLKETYVRFLCNVLGAYADDPQVGEEVRAWARGAIDEG; translated from the coding sequence GTGGTGCACAATGATGGCTATTTGAACTATCGACTGGATCGCATCATTCCCGAGAGCATCAAAGATTATGCCGATGAGGGCTGCCCCGGCATGCTGCCCTATCGCCTGACAGATCCTGCGCCCCAGAAACGCGCCGGCCTCACCGAGCAGGAGCTTTTTACACTGGAAGCCAGTTACGAGATGTATGCTACCTCGGATCCTCTGCGCCTGGAGCTCGAAGCCGAGGGCCCCGTACTCAAAGCCATTGCCGACGCCTTTAACCCAGACAGCGAGGATTCTCCCCTTGCCGATAAGAAATCCGTCCGCAAGCTGCCAGATGGCAAGACTCGTATTGAGGTACCGGTTTCAGATGGCGCCGTCCTCATGGGACGTCTGGCAAGCTTTGGGCCTTCTGCCCACGTGGTAGGTGATCGCAGGCTCAAGGAGACTTACGTCCGCTTTTTATGCAATGTACTGGGCGCCTACGCTGACGATCCCCAGGTAGGAGAAGAAGTGAGAGCTTGGGCGAGAGGTGCTATTGACGAAGGATAA
- a CDS encoding coproporphyrinogen-III oxidase family protein — MPSTHYLGPADAQKFWRTWTPGPVGALYLHIPFCLRKCAYCDFASCATPHRAPLMHGYARSLQAMVRQVGESGLLDSLATAYIGGGTPTMLAPDELGNLATTICSYGSIQELSCEANPESLTPDHLAALRDGGATRISLGVQSFIDEELCALGRVHTAQKAREALQAAVASGLRVSCDLMGAIPYLTPQSFAYSIEQAIRLGVGHLSIYPLIIEEGTPFYAAVESGEMAQPSEDSEADAMLAAQRILTAQGFSRYEVASYSWPGEVCLHNLAYWNGTPYLGFGVAAASMVDAAGYEKLRQLMPQLPRNASAAARLRLRCTSTAAEIAEACGNLQALQFEVESLTAREAAAEDLMLAARTTYGIGRELQERAYKAIGQEAVDATIDDLCERGLIEQVASGAYVPTQQGWLLGNEVYGSLWDLASDN, encoded by the coding sequence ATGCCTAGCACCCACTACCTAGGTCCCGCAGACGCCCAGAAGTTCTGGCGCACTTGGACTCCTGGCCCCGTGGGTGCTCTCTACCTGCACATTCCCTTTTGCTTGCGCAAGTGCGCCTATTGCGACTTTGCCTCTTGCGCCACGCCTCATCGGGCGCCGCTTATGCACGGCTATGCTCGGAGCCTGCAAGCGATGGTGCGTCAGGTGGGGGAGTCTGGCCTGCTTGACAGCCTTGCCACTGCCTACATTGGCGGTGGCACGCCTACCATGCTTGCACCCGATGAACTTGGGAATTTAGCTACAACGATCTGCAGCTACGGTTCTATTCAGGAGCTCAGCTGCGAGGCCAACCCAGAGTCGCTCACTCCTGACCACCTCGCCGCGCTGCGCGATGGGGGAGCCACACGAATCTCTTTAGGCGTCCAATCGTTCATCGACGAGGAGCTTTGCGCGCTTGGCCGTGTACACACGGCACAGAAAGCCCGCGAGGCGCTGCAGGCTGCAGTGGCATCTGGGCTGCGGGTATCCTGCGATCTCATGGGTGCGATACCTTACCTAACCCCTCAAAGTTTCGCCTATTCCATCGAGCAGGCGATACGGCTGGGCGTGGGTCACTTGAGTATCTACCCCCTCATCATCGAGGAAGGAACGCCCTTCTATGCTGCGGTGGAATCGGGTGAGATGGCCCAACCCTCAGAAGACTCCGAGGCTGACGCCATGCTCGCCGCCCAGCGCATCCTCACGGCTCAGGGGTTCTCACGCTATGAGGTGGCTAGTTATTCTTGGCCCGGTGAGGTGTGCCTGCACAACTTGGCTTACTGGAACGGCACTCCCTACCTGGGATTTGGTGTGGCTGCGGCTTCCATGGTTGATGCTGCGGGCTATGAGAAGCTGCGTCAGCTCATGCCTCAGCTGCCGAGAAACGCCTCCGCCGCAGCGCGCCTGCGTCTTAGATGCACTTCTACTGCAGCAGAAATCGCTGAGGCTTGTGGCAATTTGCAAGCGCTGCAGTTTGAAGTAGAATCGCTGACTGCTCGTGAGGCCGCGGCAGAAGATCTGATGCTTGCGGCTCGTACTACTTATGGCATTGGGCGCGAACTGCAGGAACGTGCCTATAAAGCCATTGGCCAAGAGGCAGTGGATGCAACGATTGATGATCTGTGCGAGCGTGGATTGATAGAGCAAGTGGCTTCTGGCGCCTACGTGCCCACTCAGCAGGGCTGGCTTTTGGGCAATGAAGTCTATGGGTCGCTCTGGGATTTGGCCTCTGATAACTAA